The following are encoded together in the Nicotiana tabacum cultivar K326 unplaced genomic scaffold, ASM71507v2 Un00001, whole genome shotgun sequence genome:
- the LOC142178820 gene encoding (R)-linalool synthase TPS5, chloroplastic-like, translated as MEAVFNNVGIQSMATLIGLRRPSATLFSSLSRLGQPSLLVSKACLSSGTIAEPNPIIIRRSGNYKPSMWDFEYIQSIHNDYVGEKPMKRFDELKKEMKLMMIEVEGLKESDKLELIDNLQRLGVSYHFKYEIMKILRSIHLNAATGDSLYATSLKFRLFREHGFHISQDIFNDFKDENDNLKENSCKDTKGLLQLYEASFLATETEITLKYATRFTAAHLKNYLSNHCDHKDNRMVALAQHALELPRHWMMPRLETQWYISIYEIMSNANPLLLELAKLDFNIVQAVHQQDLRILSRWWKSTCLAEKLSFSRDRLVENLFWAVRIEFEPQHSYFRRMLTKVDAFVGIIDDIYDVYGTLDELEVFTDAIERWEIKAIEQLPHYMKVCYLALFNITNEMAYEILKEQGIDVLPYLTKSWADLCKSFIREARWYYSGYVPTLEEYMDNAWISIAVPMVLVHAFFLVTNPVPKEALESLSKYPDLIRCSAIIFRLADDLATSSDELKRGDVPKSIQCYMNEKGTSEEEAREHIRFCIKETWERMNTTQRENSLFSDTFIEITKNIARTAHCMYLHGDGHGIQNGEVKNSISKILFEPITPLY; from the exons ATGGAGGCAGTATTCAACAACGTAGGGATACAGTCCATGGCCACCTTAATAGGGTTAAGAAGACCTTCAGCTACTCTTTTTTCCTCCTTGAGCCGTTTAGGACAGCCATCACTACTTGTATCAAAAGCCTGCCTCTCTAGTGGCACGATAGCTGAACCAAATCCCATTATTATTAGACGTTCAGGGAATTACAAACCTTCTATGTGGGATTTTGAATATATTCAGTCCATACACAATGATTACGtg GGAGAGAAACCTATGAAGCGGTTTGACGAACTGAAGAAGGAAATGAAGTTAATGATGATAGAGGTTGAGGGATTAAAAGAATCAGATAAGTTGGAGCTGATTGATAATTTACAAAGGCTTGGAGTTAGTTACcacttcaagtatgaaatcatgaaaattTTGAGGAGCATACACCTAAATGCAGCCACCGGAGATTCATTATATGCCACATCTTTGAAATTTAGACTCTTCAGAGAACATGGTTTTCATATATCTCAAG ACATATTCAACGACTTCAAGGACGAAAATGACAATCTCAAGGAAAATAGTTGTAAGGACACAAAAGGTTTGTTACAATTATATGAAGCTTCGTTTCTCGCTACAGAAACTGAAATCACTTTGAAATATGCAACAAGATTCACAGCGGCACATCTAAAGAATTATCTAAGCAATCATTGTGATCATAAAGACAATCGAATGGTCGCATTAGCGCAACATGCCTTGGAACTGCCTAGGCATTGGATGATGCCAAGATTAGAGACACAGTGGTATATAAGCATTTACGAGATTATGTCAAATGCTAATCCTCTGTTGCTCGAGCTTGCTAAGTTGGACTTCAACATTGTTCAAGCAGTACACCAACAAGATTTGAGAATTCTATCAAG GTGGTGGAAGAGCACATGTCTTGCAGAAAAGTTGTCATTTTCAAGGGATAGACTGGTGGAGAATTTATTTTGGGCAGTGAGGATAGAATTTGAGCCTCAACACAGCTACTTCCGAAGAATGTTGACAAAAGTCGATGCTTTTGTTGGAATAATAGATGATATTTATGATGTTTATGGCACTCTTGATGAGTTGGAAGTTTTCACTGATGCTATTGAAAG ATGGGAGATAAAAGCGATAGAGCAACTTCCACACTATATGAAAGTATGTTACCTTGCACTCTTCAATATTACCAATGAAATGGCATACGAGATTCTCAAAGAGCAAGGGATCGACGTCCTACCCTACCTTACAAAATCT TGGGCAGATTTGTGCAAATCTTTCATACGAGAAGCAAGATGGTATTACAGTGGATATGTGCCAACTCTGGAAGAATACATGGACAACGCATGGATCTCAATTGCAGTTCCCATGGTATTAGTTCATGCATTTTTCCTCGTCACAAATCCAGTTCCCAAAGAGGCATTGGAATCATTAAGCAAATATCCTGACTTAATTCGCTGCTCTGCTATAATTTTTCGTCTTGCTGATGATTTAGCGACATCATCG GATGAATTGAAGAGGGGTGATGTTCCTAAGTCAATTCAGTGTTACATGAACGAAAAGGGTACTTCCGAAGAAGAGGCGAGAGAACACATACGTTTCTGTATTAAGGAGACATGGGAACGGATGAACACAACTCAAAGGGAAAACTCGTTATTTTCTGATACATTCATCGAAATTACAAAGAATATCGCAAGAACAGCACATTGCATGTATTTGCATGGAGATGGGCATGGAATTCAAAATGGCGAAGTTAAAAATAGTATCTCCAAAATACTTTTTGAGCCTATCACTCCATTATATTAA